A genomic region of Gossypium hirsutum isolate 1008001.06 chromosome D01, Gossypium_hirsutum_v2.1, whole genome shotgun sequence contains the following coding sequences:
- the LOC107932631 gene encoding transcription factor ILR3 isoform X2: MVFPENSNYWSHFDYATLIDDIPVPDDPYAGFAWSTQPIDAPSNVVSVEIDGSFGDSDGLKESGSKKRFMELGSILEPGRPPKTDKSAILIDAVRMVTQLRGEAQKLKDSNTSLQERIKELKSEKNELRDEKQRLKAEKERLEQQLKAMNAQPSFMPPAPPAIPAAFAAAPGQAPGNKLVPLIGYPGVAMWQFMPPAAVDTSQDHVLRPPVA, encoded by the exons ATGGTGTTCCCTGAAAACTCCAATTATTGGTCTCACTTCGATTATGCTACCTTGATCGACGATATCCCTGTCCCTGATGATCCTTATGCCGGTTTTGCTTGGTCTACGCAGCCAATCGACGCCCCTTCTAATGTTGTCAG TGTGGAAATTGATGGCTCATTTGGAGATTCAGACGGTCTCAAGGAATCTGGTTCAAAGAAGAG GTTTATGGAGTTGGGTTCTATTTTGGAACCTGGAAGGCCTCCCAAAACTGATAAGTCTGCTATTTTGATTGATGCTGTCCGAATGGTGACCCAGTTACGAGGTGAAGCCCAGAAATTGAAGGATTCAAATACTAGTCTACAGGAAAGGATTAAAGAGTTGAAG TCTGAAAAGAATGAGCTTCGTGACGAAAAGCAAAGGCTGAAGGCAGAGAAAGAAAGGCTGGAGCAGCAACTCAAAGCAATGAATGCACAACCTAGCTTCATGCCGCCCGCACCACCAGCAATCCCTGCTGCATTTGCTGCGGCTCCGGGTCAAGCTCCTGGGAACAAGTTGGTACCTCTCATTGGCTATCCTGGAGTTGCAATGTGGCAGTTCATGCCGCCTGCAGCAGTGGATACTTCACAGGACCATGTCCTCCGCCCTCCGGTTGCCTAA
- the LOC107932615 gene encoding thioredoxin-like protein CXXS1 codes for MDRQSKKPKSRVVKINSQHTWDFFITQANNQACPVMVHFTAAWCVPSVAMNPFFEELALCYQDILFLSVDVDDVKEAASKMEITAMPTFLLMRQGTQIDKLVGAKPDEIKKMVDAFTPQFRSSKISI; via the exons ATGGATAGGCAAAGTAAGAAGCCGAAATCAAGAGTTGTGAAAATAAATTCACAACACACTTGGGATTTCTTCATCACACAGGCTAACAATCAAGCCTGCCCT GTTATGGTACATTTTACAGCAGCTTGGTGCGTGCCTTCAGTGGCCATGAATCCTTTTTTTGAAGAACTGGCCTTGTGCTACCAAGATATTTTGTTTCTTTCTGTGGATGTGGACGATGTTAAG GAGGCAGCATCCAAGATGGAAATCACAGCAATGCCAACATTTTTGTTGATGAGGCAAGGAACTCAGATTGACAAGCTTGTTGGTGCCAAACCtgatgaaatcaagaaaatggtTGATGCTTTTACTCCTCAGTTTCGTTCttctaaaatttctatttaa
- the LOC107932631 gene encoding transcription factor ILR3 isoform X1 encodes MVFPENSNYWSHFDYATLIDDIPVPDDPYAGFAWSTQPIDAPSNVVSVEIDGSFGDSDGLKESGSKKRVRSESCNASSSKACREKLRRDRLNDKFMELGSILEPGRPPKTDKSAILIDAVRMVTQLRGEAQKLKDSNTSLQERIKELKSEKNELRDEKQRLKAEKERLEQQLKAMNAQPSFMPPAPPAIPAAFAAAPGQAPGNKLVPLIGYPGVAMWQFMPPAAVDTSQDHVLRPPVA; translated from the exons ATGGTGTTCCCTGAAAACTCCAATTATTGGTCTCACTTCGATTATGCTACCTTGATCGACGATATCCCTGTCCCTGATGATCCTTATGCCGGTTTTGCTTGGTCTACGCAGCCAATCGACGCCCCTTCTAATGTTGTCAG TGTGGAAATTGATGGCTCATTTGGAGATTCAGACGGTCTCAAGGAATCTGGTTCAAAGAAGAG GGTTAGATCCGAATCATGCAATGCATCTAGCTCCAAAGCATGTAGGGAGAAATTGCGTAGAGATAGGCTAAATGACAA GTTTATGGAGTTGGGTTCTATTTTGGAACCTGGAAGGCCTCCCAAAACTGATAAGTCTGCTATTTTGATTGATGCTGTCCGAATGGTGACCCAGTTACGAGGTGAAGCCCAGAAATTGAAGGATTCAAATACTAGTCTACAGGAAAGGATTAAAGAGTTGAAG TCTGAAAAGAATGAGCTTCGTGACGAAAAGCAAAGGCTGAAGGCAGAGAAAGAAAGGCTGGAGCAGCAACTCAAAGCAATGAATGCACAACCTAGCTTCATGCCGCCCGCACCACCAGCAATCCCTGCTGCATTTGCTGCGGCTCCGGGTCAAGCTCCTGGGAACAAGTTGGTACCTCTCATTGGCTATCCTGGAGTTGCAATGTGGCAGTTCATGCCGCCTGCAGCAGTGGATACTTCACAGGACCATGTCCTCCGCCCTCCGGTTGCCTAA